One region of Cucurbita pepo subsp. pepo cultivar mu-cu-16 chromosome LG03, ASM280686v2, whole genome shotgun sequence genomic DNA includes:
- the LOC111791682 gene encoding uncharacterized protein LOC111791682 — translation MEKRKRITQYRERLDKTLASTDLTAQESIKSLVSNQLRRLDSKHGTEGCNENVVARRTAEVSNFLDMLRSASSNGSSRASETVHSEWKTKHDDEEFRVMYREGPKGAPYHTLLVEGFVDGPVDVCLCTSWESELYKRWWPQFNLPSFKILTSKCLEKVRISEQIALVRVKVSWPLSTREIIVHYFLFEYFQDDLVVVLLNSISDLDSIDITTHGFTRHAIPDPEDVIRIDVVGGFAIQKVSDTRSYFRTIANMDMKLDFVPPSLINFVSRQLIGSGFRLYQKVVASMFKSDEDFKNALKDPLYTRINEALYGRNQQDKVLEENELSFQIDQTGMHHFQEVHLENSTEESQENSMEDEKDHVIYDANEPTKTAMEINEIEEEEYIEIRHDEDEDRDKDAILGRSIAEKCNLEDQRITKISPEVEKALKTLDDAIYMMRKRRSNTETKAASCLSDEKPPDIEKDTGKNSSTSEDSNVHPKVELSASLSKNKTTERASNEPARTSSNHSSRRLGSSSSLSKDVNHNKIVPASPEQKILPLAPAEVNHTVSSFIKHGPTRNPNSNQSSDYHVKQPTGERNGVDKISENTVERYVRNRKTRYWCFPGSPVGLKKGRS, via the exons atggagaaaaggaaaagaatcaCACAGTACAGGGAGAGGCTAGACAAAACACTCGCATCTACCGACCTGACAGCCCAGGAGTCTATCAAGTCCCTTGTGTCTAATCAACTTCGTCGTTTGGATTCGAAACATGGAACTGAAG GATGTAACGAAAATGTAGTAGCGAGAAGAACCGCTGAAGTATCGAATTTTCTTGACATGTTGAGGAGTGCTTCCAGTAATGGTAGCAGCAGAGCTTCTGAGACGGTGCATTCTGAATGGAAA ACAAAGCACGATGATGAAGAGTTTCGGGTTATGTATCGTGAAGGACCAAAGGGCGCTCCGTATCATACATTGCTTGTTGAAGGCTTTGTAGATGGGCCTGTTGATGTTT GTTTGTGCACTTCCTGGGAGTCTGAATTGTATAAGAGATG GTGGCCTCAATTTAATCTGCCATCTTTCAAAATTCTCACCAGCAAATGTCTCGAGAAAGTACGGATCAGTGAACAGATCGCGTTAGTAAG GGTGAAGGTTTCATGGCCGCTGTCGACCAGGGAGATCATTGTGCACTACTTTTTGTTCGAGTACTTTCAGGATGATCTTGTCGTTGTTCTTCTGAACTCG ATATCTGATCTGGACAGTATTGATATAACTACTCATGGATTCACCAGGCATGCTATCCCGGACCCAGAAGACGTAATAAGGATTGATGTCGTGGGAGGCTTCGCTATACAGAAGGTGTCAGATACTCGGAGCTACTTCCG GACAATAGCAAACATGGATATGAAGCTGGATTTTGTCCCTCCATCGCTCATAAACTTTGTCTCAAGGCAACTCATTGGCAGTGGTTTCCGACTCTATCAAAAG GTAGTGGCTTCTATGTTCAAATCTGATGAAGATTTTAAGAATGCCTTGAAAGACCCACTGTACACTCGTATAAATGAAGCTCTCTACGGGAGGAATCAACAAGATAAGgtgttggaagaaaatgagcTCAGTTTTCAAATCGATCAAACTGGAATGCATCATTTTCAAGAGGTGCATCTGGAAAACTCGACCGAAGAGTCGCAGGAGAACTCGATGGAAGATGAGAAGGATCATGTCATATACGATGCAAACGAGCCCACAAAAACTGCCATGGAAATTAACGAGATTGAGGAGGAAGAGTACATAGAAATTAGGCACGATGAAGACGAAGATCGAGATAAAGATGCCATTTTAGGAAGAAGTATTGCCGAAAAATGTAACTTGGAGGATCAAAGAATCACTAAAATCAGTCCAGAGGTGGAAAAGGCTCTGAAAACTTTAGACGACGCCATTTATATGATGAGGAAACGTAGATCCAATACTGAAACAAAGGCTGCTTCATGCTTGAGTGATGAAAAGCCTCCGGATATAGAGAAGGATACTGGAAAGAACTCGAGTACTTCGGAAGACAGCAACGTTCATCCGAAAGTCGAGCTTTCTGCTAGTTTGTCAAAGAACAAAACCACTGAGAGAGCTTCAAATGAACCAGCTCGAACTAGTTCTAACCATAGTTCCAG GCGTTTAGGATCATCAAGTTCTTTGTCCAAGGATGTCAACCACAACAAAATAGTTCCAGCATCTCCGGAACAGAAAATTTTACCCCTTGCACCTGCTGAAGTTAACCACACAGTGTCGAGTTTCATCAAACACGGACCGACCAGAAACCCGAATTCGAATCAAAGTTCAGATTATCATGTTAAGCAACCGACCGGTGAGCGTAATGGCGTCGACAAAATC